A segment of the bacterium genome:
AGCCAAAAGGGACAGATGTTTCGCTTTGCTCAACATGACAATAAGAAAATTAATTAGCAATTTGAGTTATACAAAGTACACTTCCGAACAGTTCGGAAAAATCCAAAAACCATCACTTGTCAAAAACAATCTTATCCAGCTCATCTCTGTAAAAATCAATCTTCGAAGCCTCACGATCGACGTAAAAAAAGACTTCTTTAATTCCTGCAAGATAGGGAATAAAATGATTTTGAGTGTTTAAATTAATACTGTCGATAATTTTTTTAATAAAAATCTCGTTCAAAATCTTAAAATTTTCATCAACGAGGAGCTCTCGAAACTTAAGCGCATTCTGGTATTTTTTATAAATTTCCTGATAATCCATAAAACCCCTTTCTGTTTTGGTTATTCTCAACCTTCCAAATCCTTAATAAACAAATTAGGATCAACAGAGCCGATCTGTGAAAAGGCCCACTTCATGACCTCCATCCACTTAATCCGCGGAGCAACTTCTGGATGTTTCGCCATCTCAAAAAGAAAACTCAAACTTTCTTTAAGCTTGGTTTTCCTCTCAAAAGCCGCGCTGGAATCGCCTGTAAGATAATCATAATTGCCTTGCCTGACTGACTCATCGATAAAAACAAAATCAATATCCCCATTTTGCCCTGAAATCTTGATTTCCTTAATATCAAAACTAAAATTCGCCATCAGTTCGGCAATTTTTCTTATTATAGGCATCTTGACTTTGAAATTCAAAACGTCAATTTCTTTAGAAAGCCTGATATTCTGCCCTGTAAAGATGCCTGAGGCTTCTGTTGCAGTTCTTTGAGTTATATTTTTGGGATCACCGGTCATATATTTAAAGATTCCGGTGGTAGACTCTATTTTCGACTCAAAAAACCTGAGAAAATCCCATCCGACTATGGCATCCTTAAAATCAAGAGGTACAGGCTGAGTAGGCATCAAAGCAGGATCATACTCAATGATTGCGCCTTCTTTTATGTTGATTTTCCCTGAAAGAGCGCCTTTGGGAGCAAGATAAGGCTTGTTAATAATAAGTTTAAGAGCTTCCAACTGAAGATTCATGATAGTTTCAGAAGCTTCGTTAAGGGGAAGAGCGACATAAAGCGGACTATAACCCCTTTTTGTCTCGGGATCTTCAAGAAAAGCCGCAAAAACAAACGGATTTATAATGAAAGGATTTTCCTCAAAGCGGATGATATTTTTCCGTCCTGCAAGAGTAGCCACCTGATTTTTTAGGATTGTACCGTCTTCAAGCTTTATATCTCCCCAGAATTCAAGTATTTCAAGCTGATCTCCTTTGCAGGCTTTTGAGCCTGAGGATTGAGAGTTTTTCTGCGAAACAACGTTCTCGAGAGACTCAACGTTTTTGTAAAGCCTGTTAGCCTGAATTTCATCAAATGTCGCCCATGAACGATATATCTTCGAACAGGTCTCAAAATTTTCTTTTTTAGCAGGATCGAACACGAAAGCCTCTGAAGGGACAATCGTAACGTCAGGACCGTCATATATAATTTCATTTTTAAGTACGAACGAAGCAGCGGGCGCAAGGCTTTGGGAACTTTTATCAACTCCGGACGAACCATAAACGCAGGATTCTTGAGCAGCTCCGCCCTGAGTATTCGTATTCTCAAACTTTCTATAGTTTGTCGCAACGCCTTCTCCTTGATTTTTCGATGTATTAAAAGAACTATAACCGTTCCCGAAATTCTCATCATCACCACAAACATCAGACTTGTTGGCTAGTATATTATTCTGGGAATAAATATTTTCTTTTTTTCTTACCTGCCTGATTTTAGTTGACCAACTGATAAAAGCGATAAACTCGCCCTTGTTAATCCAGTTATCAACGCCTTTTTCAAGCTTGGAAACCAGATCTGCGGAGCGAAAAACGTCAATAAGAGAAGCTTTTTGCTTTGCGGAATTACTGTTATCCTCTTTAGATTTTCCCTGAACATCAAACATGGAATCAAGAGAAGTGAACCAGCTTTTCCACAGATGCGCCTTGTAAGTTTCTTTTATTTCGTAGATTTCAGGCATATTAATGCTCATTTTAGAGACAGATGGTCTGCAAGAAGGATAAATAGCTTTTTCTACCGCGCTGATAGCGGAAAGATTGGAACTTCTAGCACTGTCCCACTCATCCCACTTGCTTGAAATATGACTTGCAAGGAAGTCATGATTCTCTTCAGAGAGTTTAACAGGTTTTTCTTCGCATAAATATTCAAAATTATAAGGCATAACCATTCCTTTCTTCTGTAAAAACAGCATTAAAAAAGAGCTGAAAAACCTTCAACTCTTTTTTATTTAAACGATTTTATTACTTTTTTAATCTTGCTTTATTTACTTCATTTTCAATTTTTTGATCATTATATCTTTCTTGATCAGTAAATCTTTGATTAATCATTTCAAACTTTGTATTAACGTTTGAATTATACGAACTAACATTATTATTTAAACTGTCATAACCAAATATTAAAGCTGTTAATAAAATCGCACCTACTGCAATTACTGTAGGTAATACGGTCCGCGATATCCATTCAACATCTTTCTTTATTTCAATATTTTCTTTTTCAATTTTATCTAATTTGTCATAAATATCATTCATAATATTATTATCGTCCAATATTTCTTCTTCTTTAATTTTATCACCAATTGGCGGGATTGTCCTTCCTTGAAAAATATCTTCGCTAGAAATGTTTCTTTGTTGACTTGCCGGGTTCCATGCATCTGTGGGTGGATATATTACAGTTGTGTCTAAATTTTTTTTCAAACTCATAAACTCAAAATTTCTCCGCATGTTTTATTAAATTGGTCAGAATAAAAATCTGTTTTATCAAATATTCTTTTTAATTGGTTTATACGGTCTTGAGGTTCTTCTTCTTTAAATTCAAAATTAAAATTACTTGAAATTTGATAAAAATGGTCAATATTATTAAAATCTTTATGAGTTGAACTTTTAATTTTAGCTATACTGTAGGTAGCCAGATAATCTTCGTAAAGCAGTGGAATATTAGCAACAAAGCCTTGATTTCTATCCCAATCCTTTAATTTATTTTCAATTTCTAAATTAAATAAATTTAATCGTTTTTCTTTGGTATTAAAAATATTAAAGAAATTAAACCCTATTTGTGAAATATCCGAAATTTTAAGACCAAGAAGTTTGTTAGCAATAGAAATAATTTTACTATTTTTTTCTTTAGAATATTCTGCTACTTTTATTTCCAGAGCTTTAATCTCAGCATTAAAAATTATTTGTATTTTTTGATTACTGTCAAAAACAATTAACGGCATAATTAATTGGGCTTGCTGCTCTAATATTGAGTTATAAGGCTTGGATTCAAGTATAAGTCTAGACTCATTTAAAGAATATTCATTATATAAAGATAAGGTTTTTATTTTTTCTCTAAATGTATTTACATCTTCAAATTTATAATCGACTACAACTATACTAAAAAAACTATCTACTGCATTCATAAATTTTACTCCTAAATCAATATTTATATGAAAAAACAAAAATAAGTTAAATGCAATTGATTATAAACTTTAATTATAGTTTAAATAAAAATATACATGCTTATAAAGCAATCATTTGATCGAGAGTAATTTCTTTAAACATAGCGCATTTGGTGATATCAACGTTTTCATAACGCAAAATAACGGCTTCAAATTGAATAGCGGAAAGCAACGGACATATTTCCCATTGAACACAGAGATAGCACAAATCGTTATCCTCGGCATAAATCCTGAGTGCTCCGTCAAAGCAATCGATATTAGCGTACATCCCGAAACCTCCTTAATCAGGCCTGACAGGCCAGTAGTATTCAACAATGTAAGAAGCCGCATCAAAGCAATGCCCGAGGAATTTAAGCTTCCTGTCAGCTTTAACCCTGTAATGAGAAGGCAAATCAAGAAGCGAAGAGCCTTCTTTATACTTCAGATTTTCGATATTATAGATAAGCTGCTTGCACTTTGGGGAAATAAAAATCCCGACATCCCCGTTAACGTTCTTAATCTTGGCATTCCACGCGGAAATCCTGTTTTTAATAGGGGGATTAAAAGGCTTAATCTTAAAATCGACCTGAAATCCCAACTGAGAAAGCCTGTTCCTGATGATAACGTAGTTTGTATACTCGGAAGTAACAGAGCGATTATCGCCGGAAGCATCGCCGTTTATGATTATGGGTGCTTTATGAGCGGAATACCTCGAATAAAACTCTTCCACAGCGAGTGCTGTAGTGGTATTTTCCAGCACAATCTCGTCAAAGAAAAAGACTTTTTCGTCCGTCTTGTGAGCCAAAACCCAGCACATAGGATCAACGTTGAAATCGCAGGAAATATGCAAAGGAAGATCAGGATAATAGTTAACCTGACGGATATTATCAGAGGAAAAGCCTTTTGTAACAAGCCCTTTGGAATAATCCCCGAAAGTTCCTAAAACATTAATTTTATAGTATTCAGGATCATAAGCCTGCTTCAAATTCTCGACAAACCCGTCAGGCAGGAAAATATTTTCCGTGGTAGGAGCAATAATAATCCTGTAATTAGGTTTAGTACTTTCAACAAAGTTCTTATAAATCCACCCTTTTGCAAACTCGGGATTTGTATGCCCGAACAACCTATATTTAGGAATCCCAGACTGCCTGAGCCGCCCTAAAAGCATATTAAAAGTAGCTTCAGGAATGTCAGACATCTCTTCAATTTCAACAAAACCGAGGTTCAAAGATTTAAGCTTCGCATCATCATCAAAATGGCGAAAAAGAATCTCCGAACCGTTCTTAAAAGTAAGTTTGGCTTCGGTCTTGCTAAAATCAAAATCAATCCCTTTTTTGTACCCGAGGTTTTCAAGATGATCAAAATAAGTAACAAGAGTGGTGTCCCTGACGAGCGTATAAGTTTGAGCGCCCACCAGACCGCGTATACCCGGGAATTTTTTACAGAGAAGAATCCCGAGCAAAGCCCCCGCAAAGGTTTTACCCGACCCAAAACCGCCCTGATACACGACAACATCAAGACTATGATTATGCGGAACTTCCAAAAACTCCCGCTGTGCTTTCAAAAGGTTATATTTCATGCAAAAATACTCAAAGCCTCTCCTCGTCAACGCCTTCAATAAAATTAATCTGCGGCTGCGAATCCGAAATTTTAGGAGCATTAAGCTTTTCCATAAGATCAACCCCCTTAAAAAACAGCTCAATCAGCTTAGGATAAGGATGTTCTTTCTCTTCTGCGGTAACAATTTTGATTTGGCCGAGAATATCATTCAAAATAAAATCAAGTGATTTCAAAGTATTAAAATTAATATTTTTTTTATTAACCATAACCTGCTTCTTTTGTTAAAATATTGTTACAATTTTATTCCATATACAAAATATATAAAAACCGGATATCAAACAGATATGCAATGACTCAAAAATCACTAATACCCGCACTAAAAGTGATTTTTAACAAAGATACTTTCTAAAAAAAGTGAATTGTTCTTTTATTATTGTTTTTATAAATATATAAGAACTCCACAAAAATAAAGGACGGAAAGGGAAAACGTTTTTTTATTAGAAGGAAAGGAAAGGAAAGACCCAAGAGAGAGAAAACTCTCTTTTTTTATGCCTTTTTACCTTTTAGTACCCTTATTTGACCATCCTGCTTAGATGTTTCTTGTAAGCTTTAAGATTAATAACAGGGTCCGTCTCGATTTTGCCCAAATCCAGATTAGAAAAGTTTTTCGCGCATTTTTTGATTTTTCCGAACTCATTGTAATTAAGAACAAATTTAGAAATTTTAGTTTTATGATAAAAGCCTTTGGCAGGCTTCTTCAAGAAAGCATTAAGGTCTTCAGTGCCTTCAAAAATACTTTTGCAGGCTTTAATCCCTGAAAGAAACCCGATAACATTCATCTTTTTAATAAAAGACGGTATTTTATCAGGATTCAGCCTAACCGGCTTAAGAATATTTTCATCAACATCAGCCCTGAGAATCTCCAGAACAGGCTGACTACAGCAGGAACAGCCCTGTACATATAAAACAAATTCCTCGAGAACCCCTTTTCTTGTCGGGTTGATTTTAAAGATTTCAGCATCCTGAAACCTTCTGCAACACCAAATTTTAGCCATTAACCATTCCTCCCGTGAAACACGACAACACCTGACCAACAAAAAATCCGCCCAAAGCGGTTGCAAAGCGCAAAATTGCGACACAAAACGGCTACTGCAAAACCTCCCCGCTAAAAAGCGAAGAAATAAAAACGCAATAAAAAAACTCATTTCTTTTAAGAACCTTACCTGAAAAAGACGAAACCACACGCCTAGGAGGTGCTAAAAGATGTTTCCTTAAAAATCTTCTTAATAATTAAGGAGATAAAAGCCGTAATTTAAAAAAATTAAAAGTAAATTGCCTAACCGAACGTTTTTTTAAAATACAAGAAGTATTATAACATATGAATTTATATCCATGTGGCTATAGTTTCTATCC
Coding sequences within it:
- a CDS encoding phage terminase large subunit encodes the protein MKYNLLKAQREFLEVPHNHSLDVVVYQGGFGSGKTFAGALLGILLCKKFPGIRGLVGAQTYTLVRDTTLVTYFDHLENLGYKKGIDFDFSKTEAKLTFKNGSEILFRHFDDDAKLKSLNLGFVEIEEMSDIPEATFNMLLGRLRQSGIPKYRLFGHTNPEFAKGWIYKNFVESTKPNYRIIIAPTTENIFLPDGFVENLKQAYDPEYYKINVLGTFGDYSKGLVTKGFSSDNIRQVNYYPDLPLHISCDFNVDPMCWVLAHKTDEKVFFFDEIVLENTTTALAVEEFYSRYSAHKAPIIINGDASGDNRSVTSEYTNYVIIRNRLSQLGFQVDFKIKPFNPPIKNRISAWNAKIKNVNGDVGIFISPKCKQLIYNIENLKYKEGSSLLDLPSHYRVKADRKLKFLGHCFDAASYIVEYYWPVRPD